Within the Candidatus Binataceae bacterium genome, the region TCGCCGCATGCTCGCGGCTTCATCAGCGCGCGCCCGCCCCGCCGCAACCGAGGTTGAGCCGATAAGGCGCTTCGGGAACTTCACCCTGGTCGTGGCGCGTCCGCGCACCGGAATGCGCCATCAGATTCGCGTCCATCTGGCCGAGGCCGGGCATCCGATTGCCGGCGACACGCTTTACGGCGGACCGCCGCTCGACGCGCTCGCGAAGGGCCGTTTCTGGCTTCATCTGACGGAAATCGAATTTCGCTCGCCGATCTCGGGGCCGGCGCGAGTGCGGTCGCCGCTTCCGCGCGATCTCGAAAGCGCGCTCAGGGAACCGACCCGCCGCGGCTAGGGCCGGTCGCGCAATCTATTTATCGACGTAAACCTTCCGATGGGCAAAGCGCCAGTCGCCGTTGACCCTGCGCAGTTCGTCGCGATAACCGCCGACCGCAGTCAGCTCGGTCTTGCCGCCCTTGATGTGGAAATAGATCAGATTGCAGGTGCCGTGAGCGTGATCGCCGTGAACGTCGAAGCTCACGTTCACCATCATGTGCCGCACCTGCGCGCCCGCCCAAGACTCCTTGTACGACGCGCAGAACTTGCGCAGCGCGTCATGGCCGGCGTGCTTGCCGAGCGACGGACTTTCGAAAACGCCGTCATCGGTGAAGCAGTTGACCCACTCCTCGAACTTGCTCGAATCGATGTACAACGCGTAACGGGCATACAGCTCGCGAATCTGCTCGCGATCCTCGACGGTTCCGGTAATCGCCGGCATAGTCCTTCCTCCCGTGCGCGGCACCGGCGGGCGCGCCGCCTTGTATTCAGATTACACCCGCCTCTTTGAGGCGCGCCACGTCCTCCCAGCTATAGCCGAGCATCTCGGTGAGCAGCGTCTCGGTATGTTCGCCCAGTTCGGGCGCGTGGCCGCGCGGATTGGCCGGCGTTTGGCTGAGCTTGACCGGGAACCCGACCAGCTTCATCGCGCCGAGCCCCGGATGTTCGTAGTCAACGACGTAGTCGTTGGCCAGCACCTGGGAATCGTCGGGCAGGTCGGATACTCGATTGACGACCGTGTAGATGAAGTCACCGCCCGCCTTCAGCAGTTTCATCCACTCGTCGCGGGGTTTGGTCATGAACACCTTGTCGAAGATCGCAACCAGCTCTTTGCAATGCTTGCCGCGCACGCTGATGTCCTTGAAGCGCGGATCCTCGATCAGCTCGGGCAGGCCGAGCGTGTTGCACAGATCCTTCCAGTAGCGATCGGCCTGCAGCATCCCGAGCGTCAGCCACTTGCCGTCGGCGCATCGGTAGTGGTTCCACAGCGGGTTGAAGGCGTTCTCGCGGGTGTTGCGGCGGAACTCTGTGCCCATGATGTTGCGGCACGCGAGGTTCAGCCCCTGCAGCGCGATCATGGAGCCCAAGTGCGAGGCGTTAACCTCCTGCCCGACGCCGTAGCGCTCGCGCGCGAGCAGCGCCGTGATCACGCCGTACGACAACATGATCGCACCCATCTGGTCGGCCACGCCGCCGAACAGGTACACCGGCTCGTCGCCGTCGATTCCCGCGATGTGCATCACGCCCGAGCGCGACTGCGCGAGATAGTCGAATGATGGCTCGCCGCTGTCGGGCCCTTCCGGGCCGTAGCCCGAGGCGGTCGCATAGATGAGCCGCGGGTTCTTCTCACGCAGCGTCTGGTAGTCGAGACCGAGACGCTGGGCGACGCCCTTGCGGTAGTTCTGGACAAAGACGTCGCTCTTGGCCACGAGTTGATATACAACCTCGCGCGCCTCGGGCTTCTTTAGGTCGAGCGTGATGCTCTTTTTGTGGCGGTTGTTGGCTTCGAAGTAGAAGTTCTTGCCGTTGCGCGCGGTGGTCGCGCCCGACACTGCGAATATCGCACGGCCCGGATCGCCGTCGAGCGTTTCCAGCTTGATTACCTCGGCGCCCAGGTCGCCCAGCAGCGCGGTCGAGTACGGCCCCTGTTGCCAAATGGTCCAGTCGATGACTCTTATTCCATCAAGTGGCCTTTTCATGTTTTCCCTATACCACAAGACGGGCCGCTACGGATCGCCCTCGCCTAAGCGCCGCCGTGGCTCCCGTCCACAGGATCGGGCGCCACGCGAGATCGATCTGCGGCTTAAATTGACCGGGGTGCGCTTGAGTTACCGAGCCGGAGGCTTCATCAATAGAAACGGGGCCATGCTGCATTACCTGCTCAACCTTCTCTTTCCGCAGCGATGCGCGGCGTGCGATGCGAGCATGCCGATCGACGCGAAGCGCTGCATCTGTGCGCCCTGCCTGGCCGCGATCGGGCCGCCGCGCCCTCCGCTTTGCCAAATCTGCGGTGCTTCGCTCAATACCGGCGAGGACGGGCGCTGCGGTCGTTGCCGTGAGGCACCGCCGGCTTTCGATTCAGCCCGCGCGATCACGCGGTACCGCGCCAGCGGAACCGATTTCGCGGGCGGCGGATCGAGCGCGTTCGCAACGCTGCTCAGAAGGCACAAGTACGGCCTCGACCAATCGACGGGTCGCGCGCTGGCAGAATATATTGACGCCGCGCCACCGATTGACGCCGGCGCCTACGACCTTGTTATTCCCGTGCCGCTCCATCGCAGGCGGCTTCGATGGCGCGGTTTCAATCAGGCCGCACTTTTGGGCGCGGCGCTCGCCCGCCGCCTCAAATGCCCGCTCGACGCTGCGACGCTCGCGCGCATCCGCTCGACGCCGCCGCAGACCGCCCGTGACCGCGCGCAACGCGTGCGCAACGTCCGCAATGCGTTCGCCGTGCTCCGCCCCACGCGCGTAGCCGGCCGGCGGATTTTGCTGGTTGACGACGTGATGACGACCGGCGCGACCGCCGACGAATGTGCGCGCGTGCTGCACGCGGCCGGCGCCCGGCGCGTCGACGTCCTCACCCTGGCGCGCGTGTCATGAACGGCGGAGCACTGAGCCCCCTGGACAAGCGCCGCGATTGGGAAGAGCGCCAGCGCGCGAGCGCCGGTCCGCGCCCGCCCGAGCCGTCGGTAGGCGGGATGCTTGACCTTCTGCCGCGCGGCCTCGCTCTCGACGTAGCGGCCGGCACCGGGCGGCACAGTCTGATGCTCGCGCGCGCGGGCTTCAACGTCGTCGCGATCGACTATGCCGAGCCTGGACTTCGCATCCTGCAATCGATCGCACACGCCGAAAAACTCCCGGTATGGCCATTGACCGCCGATCTCGCGACCTTTCCCCTGCCGCGCGGCCGCTTCGATACGATCCTCAATCTCAACTTTCTGGACCGCGCCCTGGTGCCGAGGCTTATCGACGCGCTGCGGCCGGGCGGCGCGATGCTCTTCGACACCTTTCTCATCGACCAGGCGGCGACCGGCCATCCGCGCAACCCCGATTTTCTCCTCGCGCACTACGAACTGCGCGAAATGTTGAGCGGGATGGACCTCGTGCGTTACCGCGAAGGTCTCGTCATTTATCCGGACGGCAAGAGCGCCTGGCGCGCGGCGGCCCTGGCAATCCGCAGGGGCGCCTCTTAAATGGCGCGCGGACCCAGCTACAAATCGGCCGGGGTCGATATCGATCTCAAGGAGCGGCTGGTGCCGATGCTGCGCCGGCTCGCGCGCAAGACGCTCGGGCCGCACGTGCTGGGCGGGATCGGCGGGTTCGGCGCGCTGGTCGCGCTTAACGGCGGGCGGGCGATGCGCTCGCCGGTGCTGGTCGCAGGGACCGATGGCGTCGGAACGAAGCTCAAAATCGCATTCATGACCGGGCGCCACGACACGGTCGGAATCGACTGCGTCGCGATGTGCGTCAACGACATCGTGTGTCACGCCGCGCGACCGTTGTTCTTTCTCGACTACATCGCAACCGGCAAGCTCAAGAGCGCGGTCGCGCTGGCGCTGGTGAAAGGAGTCGCGCGCGGATGCAGGCTCGCCGGGATGAGCCTCGTCGGTGGCGAGACGGCGCAGATGCCCGGCTTCTATCGCTCCGGCGAATACGATATCGCCGGCTTCGCCGTCGGCGTGGCCGAGCGCGCCGCGATTCCGCGCCCCGAGCACATCCGCCCGGGCGACGTGCTGATCGGCCTTGCTTCGAGCGGCCTTCATTCCAACGGCTTCTCGCTCGCCCGGCGAGTCCTGCTCGAGCGCGCGCGCCTGAAACTCAACGCGCGCGTGGCGGAATTGGGCTGCACGCTTGCCGACGAACTGCTGCGGCCGACGAAAATTTACGCCGCCGCCGCGTCATCGCTGTTCGAGCATTTTCCGATTCGCGGGCTCGCCAACATTACCGGCGGCGGGATCCTGGAAAATCTCCCGCGCGTGTTGCCGGCCGGAATCGAGGCGATAATGCGCCGCGGGAGTTGGCCGGTTCCGCCGATCTTCGACCTGATTGCGCGGCTCGGACGAATCGGCCGGTCCGAAATGGATCGCACCTTTAATAACGGCCTCGGCATGATCGCGGTGGTGCCCGCGCGGCAGGCCGATGCCGTTATCGCTCATTTGCGGGGTCTGCGCACTCGGGCTTATCTTGTCGGCGAGCTGCGCCGCGGCAAGCGCGGAGTCAGACTGCTCTAGGCGGCCAGGCCGCGGCGGCAGCCAGGAGCGCGCGATGGCAGAGCGAGCGCCGGTAAAATTGGGAGTGCTTATCTCCGGCACCGGCACCAACTTGCAGGCGATCATCGACGCGGTCGAGCGCGGCGAACTGCGCGCCGAAATTCGCCTCGTAATATCCAACCGCGCGAACGTGCAGGGTCTCGAGCGCGCCCGGCGGCATGGCGTCCCGACCCGCGTCATCGAGCATCGCCGCTTCACTTCGCGCGAGGATTTCGACCGCGCGCTGGCCGCGGCGCTGACCGAGCACGGCGTCGAGCTCGTCGTATGCGCCGGCTTCATGCGCCTGTTGTCGCCGGTGATGCTGTCCGCGTTTCCGGATCGCGTGATGAACATCCATCCGGCGCTGCTGCCGGCCTTTCCCGGCGTGCACGCGCAAAAGGCGGCGCTGGAATACGGCGTCCGCTTCAGCGGATGCACCGTGTTCTTCGTGCGCGAGGGCGTCGACGACGGCCCGATCATCGCGCAGGCGGTCGTGCCGGTTATGCCCGGCGACACCGAAGAAAGCCTGAGCGAGCGCATCCGCGCGCAGGAGCATCGCCTCTACCCCTGGGCGATTCAGCTTTTCCAGGCAGGCCGCCTGACGATCGAGGGCCGCACCGTGCGTGTCGCCGATTTCCCGGCCGGCGATGAATCGCTCGCGCTCATAAATCCGCGCTCGCCCAATCGCCGCGCCTGAAATACCCCCACTGAACCACCGCAGTGAACGCGCTTTCCGTGATCGTCCCGATGCTCAACGAGGAGCGCACGATCGTGCGCACGCTGGAATCGATCGCCGCCGCCGCATCCGGCGCGGAAGCGGGCGTCGAGGTTATCGTCGTGGACGGGGGAAGTTCCGATCGCAGCCGCGACCGGGCGCGACCGCGATGCGCGACGCTGATGGTAGCGCCGCGCGGTCTCGCCCGTCAGATGAACGCCGGCGCCGCGACGGCCCATGGCGACGTGCTGGCGTTCGTCCACGCCGACACGCTGGTGCCGCAAAGTTTCGCAAGCGACATCGCTGCGGCGCTCGACGACCCGTCGGTGGTCGGCGGCCGCTTCGACGTGCGCCTGGACGACGACGCTCTGCTGCTCCGCCTTGTGGGACGGCTAATCAGCGTGCGTTCGCGCCTTAGCCGGACGGCCACCGGCGACCAGGCGATCTTCGTACGCCGCGAGGTCTTCGAGCAGCTCGGCCGCTACCGCAATATCGAGCTGTGCGAGGACCTCGACCTGGCGCGCCGGCTAAAGCGCGCCGGCCGCGTCGCCTGCCTGCGCTCCTGCGTCACGACCTCGGCGCGGCGATGGCGCGAGCGCGGCGTGATGGCGACGACGTTGCGGATGTGGTTCATCCGCGCCGCCTTCCTGCTCGGCGTCTCGCCCGCGCGGCTGACCCGCCTTTACAAGCGTGGCGGGCCGGCCGAAAATGAAGCCGGAGGCCGCTAAGTGGCAAAGGTCGAGGTTTACACGACGTCATATTGTCCCTACTGCATCCGTGCAAAATCGCTACTGAAAAGCAAAGGCGTCGCATTCGAAGAGATCGACGTTGCGGGCGATCCGGCGCTCCGCGAGAAGATGATCGAACTCTCCGGCGGACGGCGCACGGTCCCCGAGATTTTCATCAAC harbors:
- the purM gene encoding phosphoribosylformylglycinamidine cyclo-ligase — encoded protein: MARGPSYKSAGVDIDLKERLVPMLRRLARKTLGPHVLGGIGGFGALVALNGGRAMRSPVLVAGTDGVGTKLKIAFMTGRHDTVGIDCVAMCVNDIVCHAARPLFFLDYIATGKLKSAVALALVKGVARGCRLAGMSLVGGETAQMPGFYRSGEYDIAGFAVGVAERAAIPRPEHIRPGDVLIGLASSGLHSNGFSLARRVLLERARLKLNARVAELGCTLADELLRPTKIYAAAASSLFEHFPIRGLANITGGGILENLPRVLPAGIEAIMRRGSWPVPPIFDLIARLGRIGRSEMDRTFNNGLGMIAVVPARQADAVIAHLRGLRTRAYLVGELRRGKRGVRLL
- the purN gene encoding phosphoribosylglycinamide formyltransferase, whose protein sequence is MAERAPVKLGVLISGTGTNLQAIIDAVERGELRAEIRLVISNRANVQGLERARRHGVPTRVIEHRRFTSREDFDRALAAALTEHGVELVVCAGFMRLLSPVMLSAFPDRVMNIHPALLPAFPGVHAQKAALEYGVRFSGCTVFFVREGVDDGPIIAQAVVPVMPGDTEESLSERIRAQEHRLYPWAIQLFQAGRLTIEGRTVRVADFPAGDESLALINPRSPNRRA
- a CDS encoding TIGR04283 family arsenosugar biosynthesis glycosyltransferase; amino-acid sequence: MNALSVIVPMLNEERTIVRTLESIAAAASGAEAGVEVIVVDGGSSDRSRDRARPRCATLMVAPRGLARQMNAGAATAHGDVLAFVHADTLVPQSFASDIAAALDDPSVVGGRFDVRLDDDALLLRLVGRLISVRSRLSRTATGDQAIFVRREVFEQLGRYRNIELCEDLDLARRLKRAGRVACLRSCVTTSARRWRERGVMATTLRMWFIRAAFLLGVSPARLTRLYKRGGPAENEAGGR
- a CDS encoding CoA transferase, which codes for MKRPLDGIRVIDWTIWQQGPYSTALLGDLGAEVIKLETLDGDPGRAIFAVSGATTARNGKNFYFEANNRHKKSITLDLKKPEAREVVYQLVAKSDVFVQNYRKGVAQRLGLDYQTLREKNPRLIYATASGYGPEGPDSGEPSFDYLAQSRSGVMHIAGIDGDEPVYLFGGVADQMGAIMLSYGVITALLARERYGVGQEVNASHLGSMIALQGLNLACRNIMGTEFRRNTRENAFNPLWNHYRCADGKWLTLGMLQADRYWKDLCNTLGLPELIEDPRFKDISVRGKHCKELVAIFDKVFMTKPRDEWMKLLKAGGDFIYTVVNRVSDLPDDSQVLANDYVVDYEHPGLGAMKLVGFPVKLSQTPANPRGHAPELGEHTETLLTEMLGYSWEDVARLKEAGVI
- a CDS encoding methyltransferase domain-containing protein, which encodes MNGGALSPLDKRRDWEERQRASAGPRPPEPSVGGMLDLLPRGLALDVAAGTGRHSLMLARAGFNVVAIDYAEPGLRILQSIAHAEKLPVWPLTADLATFPLPRGRFDTILNLNFLDRALVPRLIDALRPGGAMLFDTFLIDQAATGHPRNPDFLLAHYELREMLSGMDLVRYREGLVIYPDGKSAWRAAALAIRRGAS
- a CDS encoding nuclear transport factor 2 family protein → MPAITGTVEDREQIRELYARYALYIDSSKFEEWVNCFTDDGVFESPSLGKHAGHDALRKFCASYKESWAGAQVRHMMVNVSFDVHGDHAHGTCNLIYFHIKGGKTELTAVGGYRDELRRVNGDWRFAHRKVYVDK
- a CDS encoding ComF family protein yields the protein MLHYLLNLLFPQRCAACDASMPIDAKRCICAPCLAAIGPPRPPLCQICGASLNTGEDGRCGRCREAPPAFDSARAITRYRASGTDFAGGGSSAFATLLRRHKYGLDQSTGRALAEYIDAAPPIDAGAYDLVIPVPLHRRRLRWRGFNQAALLGAALARRLKCPLDAATLARIRSTPPQTARDRAQRVRNVRNAFAVLRPTRVAGRRILLVDDVMTTGATADECARVLHAAGARRVDVLTLARVS
- the grxC gene encoding glutaredoxin 3 is translated as MAKVEVYTTSYCPYCIRAKSLLKSKGVAFEEIDVAGDPALREKMIELSGGRRTVPEIFINGRIIGGYDELRALEAAGRLDKLLSEPG